In the Thermomicrobiales bacterium genome, GCTGGCCGGCGAGACAGTCGTCCGGGCGAAGGAGCGCGGCGACTTCTCAGCGGCGACGCTCTCCTGGTATCGCGAGCTGCTGGACGACTCGTTCATCATGAAGGATCTGCACAAGGTCAGGAATGTGACGGCGTTCGCCCACGAGCGGCCCTACCTGCTGCGCGACGTGCCGGAGACAATCTCCAGGACGTTGCAGACCTACCTGCGGGTGGATGGCGTGCCGAAGAGCGACAAGCAGAAGGCGATGCTGAAGCTGGTGATGGGCGCGATGCCCCGCAAACGGACGCTGCGGGACGTGCTGGCGGCGCGGAAGGCGCTGACCTGATCTGTCCTCCGTGTCGATCCGTGCTACCCTTGGCGGTCGTGCTGCCTCGCTTGTGGCACACCGGACTCGCTCGACTGACCACCAGACGGGGCCATGCGCGTCGGATTCATCGGACACCTTCTGTCGTTCGAGCCCACCTACCGGCAGGCCGGCGTCAGCCGCTACGCTGAGGCGCTTGTGCGCGAGCTGCCGGCCGTCGATCCGACGCTCGACCTCGTCGTCTTCACCGGCCCGGACCAGCCACCCGAGGAGCGCGAATTCCCCGACGGGATCGACTGGCGCCACTCGCGGCTGCGAACGGGCCAGCCAGTCCAGCGGATCGCCTGGGAGCAGACCGTTGGCCTGACGATCGGCCGGCGCTGGCGGCTGGATGTGATCCACGCTCCGGTGAACGTCGCGCCGCTGATCACCGGCGTGCCGCGCGTTGTCACCGTCCACGACCTGGCGTTCCACCTGTTCCCCGAGCAGTACCCCGGCCGGAAGCAGCGGTACCTGAGGACGATGACCCGGCTCTCGGTGCAGCGCGCCGCGCGGGTGATCGCCGTCTCCGAGGCGACCCGGCAGGACATCATCCGGCTCTATGACGCCGACCCGGAGCGGGTTGTGACGGTGCCAAACGGGGTGGGCGACGAGATGCGGCCGCTCGGCGCAGACGAGGTCGCGGCATTCCGCGCGCGGCAGGGGCTGACGGGGCCGACGCTGTTGTTCCTCGGCACGCTTCAGCCGCGCAAGAATCTGGAGACATTGTTACGCGCATGGGCGCGCACGGCGGGGGAGACGGGCTGGCAGCTGGTCGTTGCTGGCGCGGCCGGCTGGCATCATGAGCCGATCTTCGATCTCGCGCGCGAGCTGGGCATTGCCGACGCTGTGCGGTTCGTCGGGTTCGTGCCGCCGGAGGATCTGCCGCTCTGGCACAACGCCGCGGACGCGTTCGTCTACCCGTCGCTGTACGAGGGGTTCGGGCTGCCGTTGCTGGAGGCGATGGCGTGCGGCACGCCGGTGGTGACGTCGGAGACGCCGGCCCTGCGCGAGGTGGTCGGCAATGCCGGGCTGATCGTCGGCCCACGCGATGTGCCGGCTCTGGCGCAGGCGCTGCTCCAGCTGGCCCGCGAGCCAGAGCTGCGCGAGGAGCTGGCTGCCCGCGGGTTGCGCCGGGCCAGCGAGTTTTCGTGGCGACGAACGGCCGCCGAGACTGCCGCCGTCTATCGCGCCGCGGCGGGGACGACGGATAATGGGTAAGCGTTCGATGGAGGAGGCAGCATGACCGGTGGCCGGCCGGTGTCCCAGGTCGGGGAGTTTGAGCTGATCCGCTCGATCAGCAACCTGATCGCGTCGTCGCGCGTGAAGTCGTCCGGGGTGCTGCTGGAGGCTGGCGACGACACCGCCATCTGGCAGCCGCGCCCTGGCCGGACAGTGGCGCTGACGACCGACGTGCTGGTCGAGGGCGTCCACTACCGTGCCGATTGGGCGACGGCGGGGCAGATCGGGCATCGGGCGCTGGCGGTGAACGTGAGCGATCTGGCGGCGATGGGGGCCAGGCCACGGGTGGCGCTGGTCGCGCTCGCGCTGCGAGGGGACGAGACGGACCGCTGGGTCTTCGACATGTACAGGGGGATGCTGGCGCTGGCCAACAAGCTGCACGTCCGGATCGCCGGCGGGGACATCGTCCGCTCGCCACACGCGCAGTCGATCTCGGTGACGGCCATCGGCGAGTTGCGCCCGGGGCAGGCTTTGCGTCGAGACACGGCGCAGGCCGGCGACATGATCGGCGTCACCGGAGCGCTCGGGCTGGCTGCCGGCGGGGTGCGGCTGCTGGAGGACAACGACCGCGCCGCCGATGGCGCTCCGGCGATGCTGGCTGCGCACCTGGAGCCACGCCCGAAGGTGCTGGCCGGCCTGTTGCTGGCGCGGGCCGGCGTGCGCTGCGCGATGGACCTGTCGGACGGGCTGATGGGCGATCTGCCGAAGATCTGCGAGGCGAGCGCCGTCTCAGCGATGTTGCAGCAGGACGACCTGCCGATCCCCAACAGCCTGCGCTGGGGGTTCCCCGACTGGTTCGACCTTGCGCTACGGGGCGGGGAGGATTTCGAGCTGCTCTTCACTGCGCCGCCGGAGACGTTCGCCCGCGCGGCCGACCTGTTCCGCCGCTTCGGGCTGCGGCCGCCGCACGTCATCGGCGAGGTGACCGAGCCGGCCGGGAAAGACCAATCCATCTCGATGCGCTTCACCGACCTGCACCGCGCCGTCATCGAGCCAGGGGCGTTCGACCACTTCGCGAAGCGGCCCGCGCTGCTGTAGCGCCGGGTCAGCGGCTGGTGACGTAGGCGTCGATATCGGCCGGCCGCTCCCAGTCCTGCTGGCCGACCATCTCCTCCGGCACGTTCAGGAAGATCTTCTCCAGCTGGGTGTCGACCGAGTGGATCATCCGCTCGGGTATGTAGACATCGTGGTCGTGGGTGAAGAGCTCGCGCGCCAGCCCCGGATCGACCAGGAAGATCTGGTGGCCACGGGCATCCGGCATGTCGGTATTCCGGTGATAGACCTGCCTGAGGTGTCCCACCTTCTTGTGGTCGCTCGTGTAGACGCCATAGCCCTTCAGCATCGCGTAATCCTCGTGCGTCGTCGGATACCAGGCCATGCCCATAACGATCCCTGTCCTTTCCGAACCCTGCGAGCGCAGTGTCGCCCTGCCGATGACGATGCACGCGGGGTGCCATGGCGGGGGACGGGGGACGGGGGACGGGGGACGGGGGCGAACACGAGGTTCGCCATCCACGCGGGGGTGTCGCCACGGCCCAGAGGGCGCCCAGCAAGGACAGGCCCAGGCCTGTCCCTACGCGGATCATCTCGCCCCCCGTCTCAGCGCCGCGAGGGTGGCGCCCATGGCCCAGAGGGCGCCCCGGCAAGGACAGGCCCAGGCCTGTCCCTACGCAGCTTTCGGCGCCTCCGTCCCCCATCCCCCGTCCCTCGTCCCCCGTCCCTCGTCCCCCCGAAGCAAAATGTCCCATTTTTTCGTCCAGAACTCGTTCGAATAGTAGGGGGAGTGTTTCCCCCGGCTGCGCGGACGGCGCGATACGGAAAGGCGGACCCATGGAACGGACGTTTGAGATCGACCCGGCGATCACTGAAGAGATCATCGCGCTGGGGAGCGATCTGGGGTTGAGCAACGAGCTGGGGGCGCTGCGGCTCGTCTTCTATCGCCTGATGGAGAGCGCTGGCGACGCCTGCGACCGGCAGTTGGTGCAGAACATCACCTCGATCGCCACCAGCATCGCGCGGATGGTCCAGTACGAGGCGCGGCGGCGTGAGGGGGAGGACCGATGGGAGCTGGATCGGGAGATCAGCCGAGCGCTGGATGAGCTGGACGAGGCGTGGTCCACCCGCGACGACGAGGATCCGTTTGCATTGATGGCGATGCGGTAAGTGGGTGGCCGGCCCTCGCCAGTGTCCAGAGGGCGCCCAGCAAGGACAGGCCCGGTCCTGTCCCTACGAACCCCTCATCCTCGTCCCCCGAAGCAAAATGTCCCATTTTTTCGTCCAGAACTCGTTCGAATAGTAGGGGGAGTGTTTCCCCCGGCTGCGCAGACGGCGCGATACGGAAAGGCGGACCCATGGAACGGACGTTTGAGATCGACCCGATCGTGCACTGGCGGATCGTCAATCTCCACAAGAATCTGGGGTTGAACCCCGAGGGTGGCAACGTGGGCTACGCGATCCGCTACCTGGAGGTGGGCGACGACGGATGGGCCGACCCAGCCATGATTCGGCTCGCCCTGTGTTCGGCCAGGGACCAGCTGATCGACACGCGGTCTGGGGCGCGTGCGCTGGGCGTCTGCGCTGACCTGGACGAGGAGA is a window encoding:
- a CDS encoding glycosyltransferase family 1 protein produces the protein MRVGFIGHLLSFEPTYRQAGVSRYAEALVRELPAVDPTLDLVVFTGPDQPPEEREFPDGIDWRHSRLRTGQPVQRIAWEQTVGLTIGRRWRLDVIHAPVNVAPLITGVPRVVTVHDLAFHLFPEQYPGRKQRYLRTMTRLSVQRAARVIAVSEATRQDIIRLYDADPERVVTVPNGVGDEMRPLGADEVAAFRARQGLTGPTLLFLGTLQPRKNLETLLRAWARTAGETGWQLVVAGAAGWHHEPIFDLARELGIADAVRFVGFVPPEDLPLWHNAADAFVYPSLYEGFGLPLLEAMACGTPVVTSETPALREVVGNAGLIVGPRDVPALAQALLQLAREPELREELAARGLRRASEFSWRRTAAETAAVYRAAAGTTDNG
- the thiL gene encoding thiamine-phosphate kinase encodes the protein MTGGRPVSQVGEFELIRSISNLIASSRVKSSGVLLEAGDDTAIWQPRPGRTVALTTDVLVEGVHYRADWATAGQIGHRALAVNVSDLAAMGARPRVALVALALRGDETDRWVFDMYRGMLALANKLHVRIAGGDIVRSPHAQSISVTAIGELRPGQALRRDTAQAGDMIGVTGALGLAAGGVRLLEDNDRAADGAPAMLAAHLEPRPKVLAGLLLARAGVRCAMDLSDGLMGDLPKICEASAVSAMLQQDDLPIPNSLRWGFPDWFDLALRGGEDFELLFTAPPETFARAADLFRRFGLRPPHVIGEVTEPAGKDQSISMRFTDLHRAVIEPGAFDHFAKRPALL